GAAGTACTTCGAGTGGATGTCACCATAGAAGGTACCGTCGTCCTGAATGAGATGATAATCAGGGTAGAAGTCGACTTCGTCGTAGGCTTGGACGGCAGCGATAAGGCCAACACCCAGCACTTGGAACTCTTCAGGCGGAGTAACGCCCATGCGGATGAAGCAGTCTCGAATCTGGCAGATCAGGTTAAACTGAAGTGCAGCCTTGAAGTGTTCCATCGATCGGGGGTCGATTGGCGACACCTCGAATCGAGCGTCGGGCTCTTTGTCGGGGTCGACGGCCGTCGTCACTTGTTCGATGCCGTCGTGGTCGAGATACGCCATGTGCAACTCTGACGTCGTATCGACGTAGAATCCTTCTGTCAGTGCTGCCAGTTCTTCCTCGTCGGACTGTTCGAACAACTCCGTGGAAAAGCCGGTCCAGGCCTCGAGTCCATTGTCGGTTAGTCCTGCCAGCGACGTCTTCGTCGGTGCGTGCTCGTCTAAATCGAGGCCGAATTCCGCAGCGAGTTCTCGTGCGTCGTCGGCGAGGTCGGTCTCGAGGGGATCGAGCCCGAGATAGACATTCTTGCGATAGAGGTGGTAGTCTTCGTCCTGGGAATCCGACGGTGGATGGAGAACGCGCTCGGTGTCCTCGTCGTGGTGACTTTTCAGTTGCTGGTAGAGATCACCAAAGTGATCCTCGAACTCCTCGAGGTCCATCGAATCGATCGCCGACCGAACCGCCTGCAGGTGGACGGGGTTTTTCCACTTCGGGTTGACAGTGTCGTAACCCCGATTCAGGAAGACGTAGTACTGGGCGTAGCGTCGGGCTTGCTTGCCGTACTCGCTTTCTTCTCGAGTGCGCTTTTCAGGTTTTGATGGATAATCCTCACACTCATGACCATCAATCTCCCCGTCATCACAGATTCCAATTTTGTGTTTGACATTATTATTGTCCGTGACTAGAACTCCGAACCCATCATTCGTTTCTTTTTTAATTTCTGCCCTCATACTTAGAAGTCCGTCTTGTTACTCGCTTCCCACTCGTCATCATCCTCATCCCGGCCACCGAGCCAGCCCGGTAGGCGATCTGTAACGGAGTCACCCCACTCGTCTAGCCAATCGGGGGTGACTTGCTCAGCAGTCTGGCTGACGGCAGAGCTCGTGTCCAGCATCCCTTTGGTGGCAGCCCCAGCCAGCGCCGCGCCGGCAATCGCCCCCAGCGGGCCTGCCAGCCCTAACGCGGCAATCCCCGCGCCAGTCGCCAACCCGGCCCCACTCGAGAGGGCGTCCTTCCCGGCTTCGGTGACCATCTGTCGTTTGGTCGAGGCGGGCCGGATCTGTTCGGAGACGTACTCGCCGAGCGTAGATACTTGGTTCTCGAGATTTTCGACGCGTTCTTCAATATTGCCCTCAGTGGCCCCCATCTGGGCGTAGCTGTCGGCTTTGTCCTCCTGAGCTGCTTTCTGTGCGTCATGGTTGACCTTCGCGAAACTTGCCACAGTACTGCCGATATCGGCGATGGGCCCCGTAAATCGCTGGACGTGGATTTCGGTGTCGGCCATCTCACCCTCGAGACCGGCCTCCCAGCCGCGCATGACCTGGCCGGCGATCTCGTCGGCCTCGCGTTCGGCGGCCGGATCGGGGTCGACCTCCATCTCGACTTCGGTTTTGGGCATCATCGAGATGGGAGCGTCGGGTTGCTGCAGCGTGTGGACGACCTCGTGAGCGATGAGATGCTGCCCCTCTGGTGAGGACGGATCGTACTCGCCCGGACCGAACGCGATGTGGTTGCCGACCGCGAACGCGCGGGCGTTGACCTCTTCGCAGGCCTGCTGGGCCGTCGGTCCCGTGTGAATCTGGACGTGATCTAACGAGGCGTCTAATCGCCCCTCGAGGCCGGCTTTGACCTCGCCCTCGAGTTGCTGGCCGGGTTCGGAGACGACCGCTCGCACTGAATCGGGGACGCTGGCCTCGCCTGCGGGTTCGTGATCACGGTGGGCAGCTTTGTTGCGATGCAGCGAGGCTTCGGTTTGCTGTTCGATATCGTGGGGAACTTCGGACGGCCGGTCCTGCTGGCGCTCGCGGAAAGCCGCCATCTCGCTGGGTGTGCCCATTGCCTCGGTGGGCATCCCTTCGGTAGCCCACTGGTGGGTGTCGGCGTGGCCGTACTCTTTGGCCGCGCGCTGTAACGTTGCTCGCTGGGACTTGGTTGGGTCGACCTCGAGGGCGTCGACTGGCGCGGACGAGTGATCCCTCGCAGCGGCTGTCTGGGGCGCGGCAGGGGAGCCGGTGGAATCGGTGGCGTCTCGCCACGCAGTCGCCGAATCGCGGCTCTCGGCCGTCGACTCGTCGGCGTTCGCTCTGGCGGATCGAAATGCCATCTTACTTTCTCGTTCGTCTCATTCTGCTATAAATGTTGGTATCTAAGCAGTTGGCTCAAAATACTAGTCGCCTCTCCCAAAATATATTTTGTATTGGTGGGTAACAGGATAGATACTGGTGCCCTACTACGACACA
The DNA window shown above is from Natrialba magadii ATCC 43099 and carries:
- a CDS encoding eCIS core domain-containing protein; the protein is MAFRSARANADESTAESRDSATAWRDATDSTGSPAAPQTAAARDHSSAPVDALEVDPTKSQRATLQRAAKEYGHADTHQWATEGMPTEAMGTPSEMAAFRERQQDRPSEVPHDIEQQTEASLHRNKAAHRDHEPAGEASVPDSVRAVVSEPGQQLEGEVKAGLEGRLDASLDHVQIHTGPTAQQACEEVNARAFAVGNHIAFGPGEYDPSSPEGQHLIAHEVVHTLQQPDAPISMMPKTEVEMEVDPDPAAEREADEIAGQVMRGWEAGLEGEMADTEIHVQRFTGPIADIGSTVASFAKVNHDAQKAAQEDKADSYAQMGATEGNIEERVENLENQVSTLGEYVSEQIRPASTKRQMVTEAGKDALSSGAGLATGAGIAALGLAGPLGAIAGAALAGAATKGMLDTSSAVSQTAEQVTPDWLDEWGDSVTDRLPGWLGGRDEDDDEWEASNKTDF